The following DNA comes from Xyrauchen texanus isolate HMW12.3.18 chromosome 21, RBS_HiC_50CHRs, whole genome shotgun sequence.
TCTCAATTAAAATTCCCCTTTCACACATGTAATGATATAATATCATTGTTCGAAGCATTTAACTTAAACTAAAACCATTCCATTGAAACTTAATTAAAAATACCAATAACTTTCATATGTAGcataaacattttgtaatttgTAGAATACTCAGTGTGTTTATCTGCACGATCTTACACCGAGTAATAAACAGACTGCATGTGTTCATGTAAACTCCATAAACAGCTTTTCTTTATTGGTGTTAAGTCATATAATGCTTAAGAATAAACCAATCGACACGGGTCGTTTTTGCTCATTACCCTGATTTCGTGTTGCATGGAAACAACTTTACCGGAGTTCATAAGCCCAAAGTATTCTTTGTTAAGATGTGAATGCTAGGCGTCTGCATACAGGACAcatgatgcaaatttcgtcatcaatAGAGTGCTCAAGCACTAAAAGTGTGGCCCACTTTTTCTGAAAGCGCACAATGTGCATGCATCAATTATTTGCAGTAactagtgggtccacaaggtggcaacactcacagttgagccTGTCACGAAGAAGCACTAGAAGATGTTGCCGCCAATAAACAACAGGAGAAGAATGTGGAAACAttaacagtggatgtgcacgtcaagtGCGTGAGTGTgaagaggtcaggagatacctgaaTTTGTATAACTCGTGTCTTAAagaatataaagacatatttatgggtctaaactcttgaagataaatagtccagtctctcatagcagtcatagcaCGCATGCGGCAAGTCAAATaatgtatactttgaaaggcttgcGTTCCGACTACGCAGATGCTAAAGAATACTTTGGTTGCCTGTGTTGCTGATTGCTTTGCGCATATTATGCGTGATGCATATTTCATGTCAGCACAGTCCACGCAGACTACTGGTCTGTGTGCGGCCCAGACTTCTCGACATGTGGACAGTCCTTGTCTACATTAAACTGACTCATTAACAACATACACCAAAATGTGAGAAAAGCCATATAAATCCAAAGTGATTTAATTTCTGCCACTTTAAAGAAGAAAAGGTTCATTTTAGCCAGGCAACACTACATGGATcatgcaaaaaatgtttttttttttagtatttaaGAAATACTTCAAATACAATTGAAAGTGGGAACCTTTatagataaaatacaatatatgagTGACCTTACAATATATAAAAGATAAGCATTCCTTTTATAATATAAAGTTCAGTGATTGGATCCAACACAATTAAAAGCAACAggcaaataaagaaaacaaaagaataacTGCATGcattgaagtgtttttttttttttttaccaataaaGAGATATctctaaaaaaagaaatacaaatattagTATACtcttaaaaaaagtaattcaaatgaaaataaatcttGAACTAATGAACAGCAAACTAGTGTCTACCAAGTATTACTCCATGCATAACACATGTGCGTTATAATGATAAAGATCTTTCTCATAGATTGAGAAAGATGCATTTTACAATCAAAAAATTGCTTAACCTTCATAAGAAAATACCTGAAAAATAGCAAGTAAAATCTTGTTATGGACAAACATTGCAAGCCTTTCAAGCTTATTTGTTGATCATATAAAGGCAACTTTCATGAGTTTGGCCGATTGTAAAAACGTCTCTTAATATGTTTAGTCTCGGCTGAAAATTTGGCCTGCACTGTTTAGTATCATGGTGCTAACTCAGACTTGAGTTTTGTTCTGTGCAGACTCTTTTAAGCGGTGGGGCTCCAACTACCTCCTcatcctcctttaaaaaaaacaataatgtcaTACATGGCCTGAGTAAATCATTGGTGCTTTGTAAAACACAAATCAGTTTTGCATAATACCTATCTAATATCTATTTGAATTTATCCAAATCAGCAGATGAGTGTTTGTATGAATGTAGCTGGAATGATACCTGAGCAGACAGagataacatgtcttctttaatTAGTGTTGGGGGCTCATCTGTGACCTCACTGCTGGATGTTGACGGCCCTAAATAGGAGGTTTCATCATGAGAAGCAAAGAATACAAGTATGCATGTcaaattaaccctttaatgcatacctcgggtctttagtgaaCCAGGATCTCATTACACCCCTAtgcctcatccatttttttttgtatttgccCCCCACACCTTAAGTATTCCTCAAACATTCTCTTCTAATggagttaaaaaagaaaaacacaaaaggcaaaattgccaaaaacaaataaataaataaaataaatgtaggatttacatttatatgtttGTTACAAGAAtaattagtactatattcatacaaatgactactatatTGTGTTGATTTTTGTGTGACAATATTGAATTATCTGTAtcccatatgcatgtacacatacatattatacatgttatttcttactcaaggtggtgctgttgtttcagtgattgatttgCATTTGACATTGACATTTGACAAAAAAGCAACCTGGAAGTAAACTAAAGCAAGTAAAAcatatgaacagtatgatatgataTTTGGTGTACTATTGAAATTATGAAAGTTGTGTATCTatttagacatatatatatatatatacactcacctaaaggattattaggaacacctgttcaatttctcattaatgcaattatctaatcaaccaatcacatggcagttgcttcaatgcatttaggggtgtggtcctggtcaagacaatcgcctgaactccaaactgaatgtcagaatgggaaagaaaggtgatttaagcaattttgagcgtggcatggttgttggtgccacacgggccggtctgagtatttcacaatctgctcagttactgggattttcacgcacaaccatttctagggtttacaaagaatggtgtgaaaagggaaatacatccagtatgcggcagtcctgtgggcgaaaatgtcttgttgatgctagaggtcagaggagaatgggccgactgattcaagctgatagaagagcaactttgactgaaataaccactcgttacaaccgaggtatgcagcaaagcatttgtgaagccacaacacgcacaaccttgaggcggatgggctacaacagcagaagaccccaccgggtaccactcatctccactacaaataggaaaaagaggctacaatttgcaagacctcaccaaaattggacagttgaagactggaaaaatgttgcctggtctgatgagtctcgatttctgttgagacattcagatggtcgagtcagaatttggcgtaaacagaatgagaacatggatccatcatgccttgttaccactgtgcaggctggtggtggtgtaatggtgtgggggatgttttcttggcacactttaggcaccttagtgccaattgggcatcgtttaaatgccacggcctacctgagcattgtttctgaccatgtccatccctttatggccaccatgtacccatcctctgatggctacttccagcaggataatgcaccatgtcacaaagctcgaatcatttcaaattggtttcttgaacatgacaatgagttcactgtactaaaatggcccccacagtcaccagatctcaacccaatagagcatctttgggatgtggtggaacaggagcttcgtgccctggatgtgcatcccacaaatctccatcaactgcaagatgctatcctatcaatatgggccaacatttctaaagaatgctttcagcaccttgttgaatcaatgccacgtagaattaaggcagttctgaaggcgaaagggggtcaaacacagtattagtatggtgttcctaataatcctttaggtgagtgtatatatatatatatatatatatacacacacacacaatggcggccaaaagtttggaataatgtacagattttgctcttatggaaataaattggtacctttattcaccaaaatggcattcaactgatcacaatatatagtcaggacattaataacatgaaaaattacaatttgaccAAATATATTCAgaaattttaaactacttcaaagaattctcataaaaaatcctccacatgaagcaatgacagctttgcagatccttgacattctagctgtcagtttgtccagatactcaggtggcatttcaccccacacttatCTTAATTGTcttatcgggcacttctcacgcaccttacagtctaactgatcccacaaaagctcaatggggttaagatccataacactcttttccaattatctgttgtcctatgtttgtgtttctttgcccactctaaccttttgtttttgtttttctgtttcaaaagtggctcacatccatccttgtttatacaataacttgttagaaacagcacaagccttgatactatttctgaagtgacattttttaattactaacggaggcttggacgcataagtaagtagttccatgcacaaatgcctttttatgaccgtactcagtttttcctaattttctaaaaatgtacttgttcattgaactgttgtatataagcaatatcacactcacaatcgtgctatatggccctacatcagcactactgTAATTACCTAtgcagaggtgtatagtaacgaagtacaaatactttgttactgtacttaagtacagtttttaaatgtttctacTTAAtggagtataaatatttctttggaatTTTACTTTCACTATTCACTacattctgaagagaaaatgtatactttttctCCAGAACCTTTCGTTACTTTTGCCAAAAATAGCAGCTGTACgtttaaaaatgcattgtgaTCAGTGATAGTGATGTGTGATTTGTTAAACGAATCAAAAGGGTCGAATCTTTTACATGTtattcctttgaactgaacaaaaatgTTCAAAAACGGTCCGAATGATTCGTTTGGCGaaactgaatcaaaatcacaagcatATTGATAAACAAGGATTGATGgctggatgtgtgtttgtgtgtgagagagagagagcgcgtgtGCAATCACATGTTGACACACTGTTAAAGCTGATGCTGTCAGCTTTAACAGTGGAAAATAGATGTCCAagagggggtattcctctctatttcgtggtagccagtccgcaagagtcattcactagagaaacagcgatgtcctccgccattttaaacagtatgtatccaatgtggaactctgataaaaggtaagcacttgagttctgtaataaatcagtctgttgtgtctctcagcatgagccttaatcctgaagttgtttttttttaaagccgtttaaagctagttcctagttttggtaatgtattagtaatacgagcgatcacggagcgcaaTTCATTGTAAACattgactaacagattcactttacatcaccaactggctcatattacacacatcttttgtcaccacctgctggctaacatatgtaatttcaaaaataaagccagtaactccaaACAGATACACTTCAGTTTAGAAGAGCATGAACGcgaagtgatacacacacagtgaagcgtccgagtgctgatggtgtcacatcATCAGTGTTCATGGAACGTCTCCCGTCCAATCAgtttcgaggaccagaactaactgtggtatatatatatatatatatatatatatatatatatatatatatatatatatatataaaatatgtaatattttacgTTTTAAagtattagaaaataaaaaaaaatcatcattgaGCACAATTACAGATACGGGCAGGGGTGTTCATTATGGGAGTTTTGATATAGAGCATGTCTCTGTAATGTGATTATTCGGTTTTTGTTTAAGCTACTCTAATGCTTTTGAGTGAGCTCATTATGGGTGTTAGATTTCACCCCTTATAAAACAATCCCTGAACGAGAACACATTTGCTCTTCCTCTGAATATCAATACTGGTATATTTACTCTGACAATATTACACAGATACAAAATTAACATTATAATTAACTTATTTGATAATTGCCCAAACTTTAACCTGTAATGAACTATATGAGGATGTGATCATTGCAGAAAAGCTATTAGATACCTCACCTCTCTCAGCTTCCATAGACTCCTGTCCCAGTGTGGGTGGCTGAGAATCCTCTGTGCGGAAGTAAGGTACATGGGACGGGCTCACTGCCTCACTGACATGCTGTGGACTGGAGTTGCCACTGCTGTCCACTTTTGTATTAGACTGATAGGCATCCGAAAGGAAACTCTGGTTACTGTTGTCATCTGTTTatgaaaattatacaaaaatatatttgtgggcAGTCTCAAGAAGAaactatgaaaatgttttttcaatACTTCAAACATAACCAAACCACTTTTTGTCAAGAGCAAAGGATGCAATTAAGGTAACTAgagcataacaaaaaaaaaaaaaaaagttgatttaCTTTCAATAGGGAATGCTCAGAATTGTTTACAGAGGAAATATCAAGCTTTATTGTTGTACATAAACATAAACCTTGTAT
Coding sequences within:
- the LOC127662008 gene encoding B-cell CLL/lymphoma 7 protein family member B-B-like produces the protein MSGRSVRAETRSRAKDDIKKVMAAIERVRRWEKKWVTVGDTSLRIFKWVPVTETKQIYKPKGSGKVRELKAFPTDVVLENARSVLLDFQDDNSNQSFLSDAYQSNTKVDSSGNSSPQHVSEAVSPSHVPYFRTEDSQPPTLGQESMEAERGPSTSSSEVTDEPPTLIKEDMLSLSAQEDEEVVGAPPLKRVCTEQNSSLS